Proteins encoded within one genomic window of Paenarthrobacter sp. JL.01a:
- a CDS encoding SDR family oxidoreductase, translated as MSDAPFAPQTAIVTGSDSGIGRATAVALAQAGMDVGITWYSDQQGAEKTAEEVRSLGRKAVVQQLDTTDAPGTAAAVDKLAEELGGVDVFVNNSGTGDGTKFLDLDYGTWMSTLNTNLNGAFVAMQTAAKRMVKAGRGGRIIAVTSVHEFQPRVGASAYDASKHGLGGLIKTMALELAEHGITANNVAPGEIATPMTGQEDEDPTTKDRPGVPLGRPGDAREIAAVIAFLASPAASYVNGASWPVDGGMLQMGPQAGSHITSNEWRES; from the coding sequence ATGAGCGACGCACCATTTGCCCCGCAGACCGCCATCGTCACAGGCTCGGATTCAGGGATCGGGCGTGCCACGGCGGTGGCGTTGGCCCAGGCAGGCATGGATGTAGGGATCACCTGGTACTCGGACCAGCAGGGCGCCGAAAAGACGGCGGAGGAGGTCCGTTCCTTGGGCCGGAAGGCAGTTGTCCAGCAGCTGGATACCACTGACGCTCCCGGAACCGCAGCCGCGGTGGACAAGCTCGCCGAAGAGCTTGGCGGCGTGGACGTCTTCGTGAACAACTCCGGAACGGGCGACGGCACCAAGTTCCTGGATCTCGACTACGGGACATGGATGTCCACGTTGAACACCAACCTCAACGGCGCCTTCGTCGCCATGCAAACCGCTGCGAAGCGCATGGTCAAAGCGGGCCGCGGCGGGCGCATCATCGCCGTCACCAGCGTCCACGAATTCCAGCCGCGGGTTGGCGCCTCGGCCTACGACGCCTCCAAACACGGCCTCGGCGGACTCATCAAGACGATGGCCCTGGAACTCGCTGAACACGGCATCACCGCCAACAACGTGGCTCCCGGCGAGATCGCCACCCCGATGACCGGCCAGGAGGACGAGGACCCCACCACCAAAGACCGTCCGGGCGTGCCGTTGGGTCGCCCTGGAGATGCCCGGGAAATAGCCGCCGTCATCGCTTTCCTGGCATCCCCGGCTGCCAGCTACGTCAACGGAGCTTCCTGGCCCGTGGACGGCGGAATGCTGCAAATGGGACCCCAGGCCGGCTCGCATATCACCAGCAACGAGTGGCGCGAAAGCTAA
- a CDS encoding dodecin, translating to MAGHTYSVSEIVGTSTEGVDDAIKNGIATASQTLRNLDWFEVKEIRGHLEDGAVADWQVTIKLGFRLER from the coding sequence ATGGCTGGCCACACATATAGCGTTTCCGAAATTGTAGGAACTTCCACAGAGGGCGTTGACGACGCAATCAAGAACGGCATAGCCACCGCGTCCCAAACACTGCGGAACCTCGACTGGTTTGAGGTCAAGGAAATCCGCGGGCACCTGGAGGACGGCGCGGTTGCCGACTGGCAGGTCACCATCAAGCTTGGCTTCCGGCTGGAGCGCTGA
- a CDS encoding helix-turn-helix transcriptional regulator produces MGQSAEFGKFLKVMRARLQPEDAGAQESSGSRRVPGLRREEVARLSGVSTDYYTRLEQGRNIHPSRAVLDSVARALRLDPGEQAHMMDLLEHCASSAGNPGPVQKVRPALRQLLDAVGDVPAMVLGRRADVLAGNRMAHLLFADFSLLPAAERNLTRWLILDPAAGTLFRDWKTVAAEAVGALRMDVGRHPNDPETNQLVGELAVHSEQFRQWWAGHRVATRAAGTVRLHHPVVGDLELNFETLSLPDDPDQHLRVYSAKAGSPSSDALMLLSLGAVEAVAPQPEPARRDDS; encoded by the coding sequence ATGGGTCAAAGCGCCGAGTTCGGTAAATTCCTCAAAGTCATGCGTGCCCGCCTCCAGCCCGAGGACGCCGGAGCGCAGGAGTCCAGCGGTTCACGAAGGGTTCCGGGGCTTCGACGCGAAGAGGTGGCGCGCCTCTCCGGCGTGAGTACGGACTACTACACCCGCTTGGAACAAGGCCGCAATATCCACCCCTCCAGGGCTGTCCTGGACTCCGTGGCACGGGCACTTCGCCTGGACCCAGGGGAACAGGCGCACATGATGGATCTCCTGGAACACTGCGCCAGTTCCGCCGGTAACCCAGGTCCCGTTCAGAAGGTCCGGCCTGCGTTGAGGCAGCTGCTGGACGCGGTGGGTGATGTTCCTGCCATGGTCCTCGGCCGACGCGCCGATGTCCTGGCCGGAAACCGCATGGCGCACCTGCTGTTCGCGGACTTCTCCTTGTTACCGGCGGCTGAACGCAACCTCACCCGCTGGCTGATCCTGGACCCCGCAGCCGGTACATTGTTCCGTGACTGGAAGACTGTTGCCGCCGAGGCCGTGGGCGCGCTGCGCATGGACGTCGGCCGGCACCCCAACGACCCCGAAACGAACCAGTTGGTAGGCGAGCTCGCAGTCCACAGCGAACAATTCCGCCAATGGTGGGCGGGGCACAGGGTTGCCACGCGCGCCGCAGGCACTGTCAGGCTGCATCACCCGGTGGTGGGGGACCTGGAACTGAACTTCGAGACACTGAGTCTCCCGGACGATCCCGACCAGCACCTTCGGGTCTATTCGGCGAAGGCCGGTTCGCCGTCGTCGGACGCTTTGATGCTGCTCAGCTTGGGCGCGGTGGAAGCGGTGGCTCCCCAACCCGAACCGGCCCGCCGGGATGACAGTTAA
- a CDS encoding universal stress protein yields the protein MSEVIVVGVDNSETAKRAAVAAAKLATALGAELHVISGFSDDRIEEFGSGSDRITVSSADSAEYVARKVSEELDVPADKLKYFAARGNPANALINYAETNNASLIVVGNKRMKGLGRVLGSIANSVAHGAPCDVYIVNTEVDA from the coding sequence ATGTCAGAAGTTATTGTCGTCGGCGTTGACAACAGTGAAACTGCCAAGCGGGCAGCCGTTGCCGCTGCGAAGCTTGCCACCGCCCTCGGCGCCGAACTGCACGTCATCAGTGGCTTCTCAGATGACCGGATCGAGGAATTTGGCAGCGGCAGCGACCGCATCACGGTCTCTTCGGCCGACTCCGCGGAATACGTGGCCCGCAAGGTCTCCGAAGAACTCGACGTCCCGGCAGACAAGCTTAAGTACTTCGCTGCCCGCGGCAACCCGGCCAACGCCCTGATCAACTACGCGGAGACCAACAACGCCTCCCTGATCGTCGTGGGCAACAAGCGCATGAAGGGCCTGGGCCGTGTACTGGGCAGCATCGCCAACAGCGTGGCACACGGCGCCCCGTGCGATGTTTACATCGTGAACACCGAAGTAGACGCGTAG
- a CDS encoding aldo/keto reductase codes for MPELTLNNGVTIPQLGFGVFQVPADETQKVVEDALETGYRHIDTAAAYRNEAGVGAAIKASGIAREDLFITTKLRNGEQGEAYDAFQRSRDALDLEVIDLYLIHWPVPSQGLYTQAWKEMEKLYQDKQIRAIGVSNFLAEHVDTLLREAEVVPAVNQIELHPTFQQGDLANKCRDLTIAVEAYSPLGQGKDLNAEQVALIAAAHDTTPAQVILAWHLAQGTIVIPKSADSARMRENFGAADLTLTESELAAITALEAGARIGSDPAVAAFTQL; via the coding sequence ATGCCAGAGCTGACACTGAACAACGGCGTCACCATCCCGCAGCTGGGATTTGGTGTCTTCCAAGTGCCCGCGGACGAAACGCAGAAGGTGGTGGAAGATGCCTTGGAAACCGGGTACCGCCACATAGACACCGCAGCCGCCTACCGGAACGAAGCCGGGGTTGGCGCCGCGATCAAGGCATCGGGGATTGCCCGGGAAGACCTCTTCATCACCACCAAGCTTCGCAACGGCGAGCAGGGAGAGGCCTATGACGCTTTCCAGCGCAGCCGCGATGCCTTGGACCTGGAAGTGATCGACCTGTACCTCATCCACTGGCCGGTCCCCTCGCAGGGGCTTTACACGCAGGCCTGGAAGGAGATGGAGAAGCTCTACCAGGACAAGCAGATCCGGGCGATCGGTGTCTCCAACTTCCTCGCCGAGCATGTGGACACGTTGCTGCGGGAAGCCGAAGTGGTTCCTGCCGTGAACCAGATCGAGCTGCACCCCACGTTCCAGCAGGGCGACCTCGCCAACAAGTGCCGCGACCTCACGATTGCCGTTGAGGCGTACAGCCCGCTGGGACAAGGCAAGGACCTCAACGCGGAGCAGGTGGCCCTCATCGCAGCGGCACACGATACTACTCCTGCGCAGGTGATCCTTGCCTGGCACTTGGCTCAGGGAACCATCGTGATCCCCAAATCCGCCGACTCGGCCCGGATGCGGGAGAACTTCGGCGCAGCCGACCTCACCCTCACGGAATCCGAACTCGCGGCCATCACCGCTCTGGAGGCCGGTGCCCGCATCGGTTCCGATCCCGCCGTCGCCGCTTTCACCCAGCTCTAA